One Zeugodacus cucurbitae isolate PBARC_wt_2022May chromosome 3, idZeuCucr1.2, whole genome shotgun sequence genomic region harbors:
- the LOC105216536 gene encoding A-kinase anchor protein 200 isoform X3 gives MGKTQSKRSVDITTEAKKNPDEDVTGKLEKIEDLDQKQVNGDASSQENVETEALQKKDGDETENDKDLTTEKSGGDSGAQDGGGDSNTGQSNASAAESASKEDESTGPKDGDKSTEEISPLSDENSKKPKKEKVKKKWSFRSISFGKKDKQKPAKAEDAATDNAAAATNGDAAAAQVGDGAATEETAEKVQKDGAAGDAEEKDSNEKPTENGESSEKELNGEKTSTSTTPIEEQPAKEITSNENTTDITNNTTETTSSVLIENSSTTATENNQTEKQTTSTATNLAAETPESAPTNVSNGDAIENNGTETLSTADDQKDQAIDKAADLMGKTSDVAEKMKSIPNVVNEMSDNNGVHQNGTSANGEELETENESKSQVEVIFQTDKAALTDELVTLNTATTSSSPKTTPILIPDPTDTTESTLNEISEKVEITNEIMNTDLTENKLEEAAVIAVVDVAAKVIDPASTATVSVTEQTEVPNVDAYNVAPNQLEAPVDTPADQTPTVCETADKSEDLIAAVSATSTANESPKPPPLPVSPPPSQVSVFAFNDNNQAEEEGICDTSTHIVAENETSESPISATPQQKDLDDIPNSQICTEDPQPSTEEPQPCVEDPQPCTEDPQPCIEEPQPCTEDPQPCTEDPQPCTDDSQPSVDEAINNEEIKTETASSLTETAPVTSAQSVECESNTETTTDVTEQSKVFEAPEITLEKVEEIQNNVLTVEKDVIASDISNTTEEVVRVPEQSIDNTEDQFVMAATAVVNEITEKAVELIQQQKDNEEQQPNINETNDIQTTTEDIKTDNEDIELKPAEDAIESNGVSMHVKDVSMDEIIEKMASSNINCENTDADKHTQITIESHLHESLKVTDKHIVEEEKDFDTQMCSQAVVSVDELQN, from the exons ATGGGTAAAACTCAAAGCAAACGTTCAGTTGATATAACCACCGAAGCCAAGAAGAATCCAGATGAAGATGTTACCGgcaaattggaaaaaattgaaGATCTCGATCAAAAGCAGGTGAATGGCGATGCAAGTTCTCAGGAGAATGTTGAAACGGAG gcATTACAGAAAAAAGATGGTGATGAAACTGAAAATGACAAAGATTTGACAACTGAAAAGAGTGGTGGCGATAGTGGTGCACAAGATGGTGGTGGTGATAGTAATACGGGACAAAGTAATGCAAGTGCTGCGGAGTCTGCTTCCAAGGAAGACGAATCAACTGGCCCAAAGGATGGTGATAAAAGCACTGAAGAAATTTCGCCACTCTCTGATGAGAACAGCAAAAAGCCCAAGAAGGAGAAGGTTAAAAAGAAATGGTCTTTCCGTAGCATTTCatttggaaagaaggataaacaaAAGCCAGCTAAGGCCGAGGATGCAGCAACTGATAATGCAGCAGCAGCTACAAATGGTGATGCCGCCGCAGCACAAGTGGGTGATGGTGCTGCCACTGAAgag acggctgaaaaagtgcaaaaagaTGGAGCTGCCGGCGATGCTGAGGAGAAGGATTCAAATGAGAAGCCAACTGAAAACGGCGAAAGCTCTGAGAAAGAACTGAATGGCGAAAAGACGTCAACATCAACTACACCAATTGAGGAGCAGCCTGCTAAGGAGATCACTTCCAACGAAAATACCACCGACATCACAAACAACACCACCGAAACAACAAGTTCAGTTTTAATTGAGAATAGCTCAACCACTGCCACTGAAAATAATCAGACTGAGAAGCAAACTACTAGCACTGCCACTAATTTAGCCGCAGAGACTCCTGAAAGTGCACCTACTAACGTGAGTAATGGTGATGCAATCGAAAATAACGGCACTGAAACGTTATCGACAGCCGATGACCAGAAAGATCAAGCTATAGACAAAGCAGCGGACTTGATGGGGAAAACGTCTGACGTTGCCGAAAAAATGAAAAGCATTCCAAATGTTGTAAACGAGATGTCCGATAACAATGGTGTACATCAAAATGGTACGAGCGCTAATGGTGAAGAACTCGAAACTGAAAATGAGTCCAAATCACAAGTTGAGGTAATATTCCAAACAGATAAAGCTGCCCTCACAGATGAATTAGTTACTTTGAATACCGCTACTACTTCCTCCTCACCCAAAACAACCCCTATTTTAATCCCTGACCCCACCGACACCACCGAATCGACGTTGAACGAAATTAGCGAAAAAGTCGAAATAACCAACGAAATCATGAATACAGATTTGACTGAAAACAAATTAGAAGAAGCAGCAGTGATCGCTGTAGTCGACGTAGCAGCGAAGGTGATCGATCCTGCATCAACAGCTACAGTTTCAGTCACAGAACAAACTGAAGTCCCTAATGTTGATGCATATAACGTAGCGCCGAACCAGCTTGAAGCGCCAGTTGACACACCTGCAGATCAAACCCCCACTGTTTGCGAAACTGCAGATAAAAGCGAAGATTTAATTGCAGCTGTAAGTGCAACGTCCACGGCTAATGAATCCCCAAAACCTCCTCCGCTACCTGTTTCCCCTCCACCTTCACAAGTATCAGTTTTTGCGTTCAATGATAATAATCAAGCTGAGGAAGAAGGTATCTGTGACACTTCAACGCATATTGTTGCTGAAAACGAAACGTCAGAGTCACCAATATCCGCCACACCACAACAAAAAGATCTCGATGACATACCGAATTCGCAAATTTGCACAGAGGATCCCCAACCTAGCACTGAGGAGCCACAACCATGCGTTGAGGATCCCCAACCTTGCACTGAGGATCCCCAACCTTGTATTGAGGAGCCCCAACCGTGCACTGAGGATCCACAACCTTGCACTGAGGATCCCCAAC CTTGCACAGATGATTCACAGCCTTCTGTTGATGAAGCCATCAATAATGAAGAGATTAAGACCGAGACTGCTTCCTCTTTAACGGAAACTGCACCTGTAACATCTGCGCAAAGTGTTGAATGTGAATCCAACACGGAAACTACTACCGATGTGACTGAGCAAAGTAAAGTTTTTGAAGCGCCAGAAATTACTCTTGAAAAAGTGGAAGAAATTCAGAATAACGTATTGACAGTCGAGAAGGATGTTATCGCAAGCGACATTTCTAATACGACAGAGGAAGTTGTAAGAGTGCCGGAACAAAGTATCGATAACACTGAAGACCAGTTTGTAATGGCGGCCACAGCAGTCGTTAATGAGATAACCGAAAAAGCTGTAGagctaatacaacaacaaaaagataaTGAAGAACAACAGCCGAATATAAATGAAACAAACGATATCCAAACAACAACTGAAGATATTAAGACTGATAATGAAGATATTGAATTGAAACCAGCTGAGGATGCCATTGAAAGTAATGGAGTTTCCATGCATGTGAAGGATGTCTCTATGGATGAAATTATTGAGAAAATGGCATCGTCAAATATTAATTGCGAGAATACAGATGCTGATAAGCATACACAGATAACTATTGAGTCGCATTTACACGAGAGCCTAAAAGTGACTGATAAGCATATAGTGGAGGAGGAAAAAGACTTCGATACACAAATGTGTAGTCAGGCTGTGGTCAGCGTTGATGAACTACAAAATTAA
- the LOC105216536 gene encoding A-kinase anchor protein 200 isoform X1, translating to MGKTQSKRSVDITTEAKKNPDEDVTGKLEKIEDLDQKQVNGDASSQENVETEALQKKDGDETENDKDLTTEKSGGDSGAQDGGGDSNTGQSNASAAESASKEDESTGPKDGDKSTEEISPLSDENSKKPKKEKVKKKWSFRSISFGKKDKQKPAKAEDAATDNAAAATNGDAAAAQVGDGAATEETAEKVQKDGAAGDAEEKDSNEKPTENGESSEKELNGEKTSTSTTPIEEQPAKEITSNENTTDITNNTTETTSSVLIENSSTTATENNQTEKQTTSTATNLAAETPESAPTNVSNGDAIENNGTETLSTADDQKDQAIDKAADLMGKTSDVAEKMKSIPNVVNEMSDNNGVHQNGTSANGEELETENESKSQVEVIFQTDKAALTDELVTLNTATTSSSPKTTPILIPDPTDTTESTLNEISEKVEITNEIMNTDLTENKLEEAAVIAVVDVAAKVIDPASTATVSVTEQTEVPNVDAYNVAPNQLEAPVDTPADQTPTVCETADKSEDLIAAVSATSTANESPKPPPLPVSPPPSQVSVFAFNDNNQAEEEGICDTSTHIVAENETSESPISATPQQKDLDDIPNSQICTEDPQPSTEEPQPCVEDPQPCTEDPQPCIEEPQPCTEDPQPCTEDPQPCIEEPQPCTEDPQPCTDDSQPSVDEAINNEEIKTETASSLTETAPVTSAQSVECESNTETTTDVTEQSKVFEAPEITLEKVEEIQNNVLTVEKDVIASDISNTTEEVVRVPEQSIDNTEDQFVMAATAVVNEITEKAVELIQQQKDNEEQQPNINETNDIQTTTEDIKTDNEDIELKPAEDAIESNGVSMHVKDVSMDEIIEKMASSNINCENTDADKHTQITIESHLHESLKVTDKHIVEEEKDFDTQMCSQAVVSVDELQN from the exons ATGGGTAAAACTCAAAGCAAACGTTCAGTTGATATAACCACCGAAGCCAAGAAGAATCCAGATGAAGATGTTACCGgcaaattggaaaaaattgaaGATCTCGATCAAAAGCAGGTGAATGGCGATGCAAGTTCTCAGGAGAATGTTGAAACGGAG gcATTACAGAAAAAAGATGGTGATGAAACTGAAAATGACAAAGATTTGACAACTGAAAAGAGTGGTGGCGATAGTGGTGCACAAGATGGTGGTGGTGATAGTAATACGGGACAAAGTAATGCAAGTGCTGCGGAGTCTGCTTCCAAGGAAGACGAATCAACTGGCCCAAAGGATGGTGATAAAAGCACTGAAGAAATTTCGCCACTCTCTGATGAGAACAGCAAAAAGCCCAAGAAGGAGAAGGTTAAAAAGAAATGGTCTTTCCGTAGCATTTCatttggaaagaaggataaacaaAAGCCAGCTAAGGCCGAGGATGCAGCAACTGATAATGCAGCAGCAGCTACAAATGGTGATGCCGCCGCAGCACAAGTGGGTGATGGTGCTGCCACTGAAgag acggctgaaaaagtgcaaaaagaTGGAGCTGCCGGCGATGCTGAGGAGAAGGATTCAAATGAGAAGCCAACTGAAAACGGCGAAAGCTCTGAGAAAGAACTGAATGGCGAAAAGACGTCAACATCAACTACACCAATTGAGGAGCAGCCTGCTAAGGAGATCACTTCCAACGAAAATACCACCGACATCACAAACAACACCACCGAAACAACAAGTTCAGTTTTAATTGAGAATAGCTCAACCACTGCCACTGAAAATAATCAGACTGAGAAGCAAACTACTAGCACTGCCACTAATTTAGCCGCAGAGACTCCTGAAAGTGCACCTACTAACGTGAGTAATGGTGATGCAATCGAAAATAACGGCACTGAAACGTTATCGACAGCCGATGACCAGAAAGATCAAGCTATAGACAAAGCAGCGGACTTGATGGGGAAAACGTCTGACGTTGCCGAAAAAATGAAAAGCATTCCAAATGTTGTAAACGAGATGTCCGATAACAATGGTGTACATCAAAATGGTACGAGCGCTAATGGTGAAGAACTCGAAACTGAAAATGAGTCCAAATCACAAGTTGAGGTAATATTCCAAACAGATAAAGCTGCCCTCACAGATGAATTAGTTACTTTGAATACCGCTACTACTTCCTCCTCACCCAAAACAACCCCTATTTTAATCCCTGACCCCACCGACACCACCGAATCGACGTTGAACGAAATTAGCGAAAAAGTCGAAATAACCAACGAAATCATGAATACAGATTTGACTGAAAACAAATTAGAAGAAGCAGCAGTGATCGCTGTAGTCGACGTAGCAGCGAAGGTGATCGATCCTGCATCAACAGCTACAGTTTCAGTCACAGAACAAACTGAAGTCCCTAATGTTGATGCATATAACGTAGCGCCGAACCAGCTTGAAGCGCCAGTTGACACACCTGCAGATCAAACCCCCACTGTTTGCGAAACTGCAGATAAAAGCGAAGATTTAATTGCAGCTGTAAGTGCAACGTCCACGGCTAATGAATCCCCAAAACCTCCTCCGCTACCTGTTTCCCCTCCACCTTCACAAGTATCAGTTTTTGCGTTCAATGATAATAATCAAGCTGAGGAAGAAGGTATCTGTGACACTTCAACGCATATTGTTGCTGAAAACGAAACGTCAGAGTCACCAATATCCGCCACACCACAACAAAAAGATCTCGATGACATACCGAATTCGCAAATTTGCACAGAGGATCCCCAACCTAGCACTGAGGAGCCACAACCATGCGTTGAGGATCCCCAACCTTGCACTGAGGATCCCCAACCTTGTATTGAGGAGCCCCAACCGTGCACTGAGGATCCACAACCTTGCACTGAGGATCCCCAACCTTGTATTGAGGAGCCCCAACCGTGCACTGAGGATCCACAACCTTGCACAGATGATTCACAGCCTTCTGTTGATGAAGCCATCAATAATGAAGAGATTAAGACCGAGACTGCTTCCTCTTTAACGGAAACTGCACCTGTAACATCTGCGCAAAGTGTTGAATGTGAATCCAACACGGAAACTACTACCGATGTGACTGAGCAAAGTAAAGTTTTTGAAGCGCCAGAAATTACTCTTGAAAAAGTGGAAGAAATTCAGAATAACGTATTGACAGTCGAGAAGGATGTTATCGCAAGCGACATTTCTAATACGACAGAGGAAGTTGTAAGAGTGCCGGAACAAAGTATCGATAACACTGAAGACCAGTTTGTAATGGCGGCCACAGCAGTCGTTAATGAGATAACCGAAAAAGCTGTAGagctaatacaacaacaaaaagataaTGAAGAACAACAGCCGAATATAAATGAAACAAACGATATCCAAACAACAACTGAAGATATTAAGACTGATAATGAAGATATTGAATTGAAACCAGCTGAGGATGCCATTGAAAGTAATGGAGTTTCCATGCATGTGAAGGATGTCTCTATGGATGAAATTATTGAGAAAATGGCATCGTCAAATATTAATTGCGAGAATACAGATGCTGATAAGCATACACAGATAACTATTGAGTCGCATTTACACGAGAGCCTAAAAGTGACTGATAAGCATATAGTGGAGGAGGAAAAAGACTTCGATACACAAATGTGTAGTCAGGCTGTGGTCAGCGTTGATGAACTACAAAATTAA
- the LOC105216536 gene encoding A-kinase anchor protein 200 isoform X2, whose amino-acid sequence MGKTQSKRSVDITTEAKKNPDEDVTGKLEKIEDLDQKQVNGDASSQENVETEKKDGDETENDKDLTTEKSGGDSGAQDGGGDSNTGQSNASAAESASKEDESTGPKDGDKSTEEISPLSDENSKKPKKEKVKKKWSFRSISFGKKDKQKPAKAEDAATDNAAAATNGDAAAAQVGDGAATEETAEKVQKDGAAGDAEEKDSNEKPTENGESSEKELNGEKTSTSTTPIEEQPAKEITSNENTTDITNNTTETTSSVLIENSSTTATENNQTEKQTTSTATNLAAETPESAPTNVSNGDAIENNGTETLSTADDQKDQAIDKAADLMGKTSDVAEKMKSIPNVVNEMSDNNGVHQNGTSANGEELETENESKSQVEVIFQTDKAALTDELVTLNTATTSSSPKTTPILIPDPTDTTESTLNEISEKVEITNEIMNTDLTENKLEEAAVIAVVDVAAKVIDPASTATVSVTEQTEVPNVDAYNVAPNQLEAPVDTPADQTPTVCETADKSEDLIAAVSATSTANESPKPPPLPVSPPPSQVSVFAFNDNNQAEEEGICDTSTHIVAENETSESPISATPQQKDLDDIPNSQICTEDPQPSTEEPQPCVEDPQPCTEDPQPCIEEPQPCTEDPQPCTEDPQPCIEEPQPCTEDPQPCTDDSQPSVDEAINNEEIKTETASSLTETAPVTSAQSVECESNTETTTDVTEQSKVFEAPEITLEKVEEIQNNVLTVEKDVIASDISNTTEEVVRVPEQSIDNTEDQFVMAATAVVNEITEKAVELIQQQKDNEEQQPNINETNDIQTTTEDIKTDNEDIELKPAEDAIESNGVSMHVKDVSMDEIIEKMASSNINCENTDADKHTQITIESHLHESLKVTDKHIVEEEKDFDTQMCSQAVVSVDELQN is encoded by the exons ATGGGTAAAACTCAAAGCAAACGTTCAGTTGATATAACCACCGAAGCCAAGAAGAATCCAGATGAAGATGTTACCGgcaaattggaaaaaattgaaGATCTCGATCAAAAGCAGGTGAATGGCGATGCAAGTTCTCAGGAGAATGTTGAAACGGAG AAAAAAGATGGTGATGAAACTGAAAATGACAAAGATTTGACAACTGAAAAGAGTGGTGGCGATAGTGGTGCACAAGATGGTGGTGGTGATAGTAATACGGGACAAAGTAATGCAAGTGCTGCGGAGTCTGCTTCCAAGGAAGACGAATCAACTGGCCCAAAGGATGGTGATAAAAGCACTGAAGAAATTTCGCCACTCTCTGATGAGAACAGCAAAAAGCCCAAGAAGGAGAAGGTTAAAAAGAAATGGTCTTTCCGTAGCATTTCatttggaaagaaggataaacaaAAGCCAGCTAAGGCCGAGGATGCAGCAACTGATAATGCAGCAGCAGCTACAAATGGTGATGCCGCCGCAGCACAAGTGGGTGATGGTGCTGCCACTGAAgag acggctgaaaaagtgcaaaaagaTGGAGCTGCCGGCGATGCTGAGGAGAAGGATTCAAATGAGAAGCCAACTGAAAACGGCGAAAGCTCTGAGAAAGAACTGAATGGCGAAAAGACGTCAACATCAACTACACCAATTGAGGAGCAGCCTGCTAAGGAGATCACTTCCAACGAAAATACCACCGACATCACAAACAACACCACCGAAACAACAAGTTCAGTTTTAATTGAGAATAGCTCAACCACTGCCACTGAAAATAATCAGACTGAGAAGCAAACTACTAGCACTGCCACTAATTTAGCCGCAGAGACTCCTGAAAGTGCACCTACTAACGTGAGTAATGGTGATGCAATCGAAAATAACGGCACTGAAACGTTATCGACAGCCGATGACCAGAAAGATCAAGCTATAGACAAAGCAGCGGACTTGATGGGGAAAACGTCTGACGTTGCCGAAAAAATGAAAAGCATTCCAAATGTTGTAAACGAGATGTCCGATAACAATGGTGTACATCAAAATGGTACGAGCGCTAATGGTGAAGAACTCGAAACTGAAAATGAGTCCAAATCACAAGTTGAGGTAATATTCCAAACAGATAAAGCTGCCCTCACAGATGAATTAGTTACTTTGAATACCGCTACTACTTCCTCCTCACCCAAAACAACCCCTATTTTAATCCCTGACCCCACCGACACCACCGAATCGACGTTGAACGAAATTAGCGAAAAAGTCGAAATAACCAACGAAATCATGAATACAGATTTGACTGAAAACAAATTAGAAGAAGCAGCAGTGATCGCTGTAGTCGACGTAGCAGCGAAGGTGATCGATCCTGCATCAACAGCTACAGTTTCAGTCACAGAACAAACTGAAGTCCCTAATGTTGATGCATATAACGTAGCGCCGAACCAGCTTGAAGCGCCAGTTGACACACCTGCAGATCAAACCCCCACTGTTTGCGAAACTGCAGATAAAAGCGAAGATTTAATTGCAGCTGTAAGTGCAACGTCCACGGCTAATGAATCCCCAAAACCTCCTCCGCTACCTGTTTCCCCTCCACCTTCACAAGTATCAGTTTTTGCGTTCAATGATAATAATCAAGCTGAGGAAGAAGGTATCTGTGACACTTCAACGCATATTGTTGCTGAAAACGAAACGTCAGAGTCACCAATATCCGCCACACCACAACAAAAAGATCTCGATGACATACCGAATTCGCAAATTTGCACAGAGGATCCCCAACCTAGCACTGAGGAGCCACAACCATGCGTTGAGGATCCCCAACCTTGCACTGAGGATCCCCAACCTTGTATTGAGGAGCCCCAACCGTGCACTGAGGATCCACAACCTTGCACTGAGGATCCCCAACCTTGTATTGAGGAGCCCCAACCGTGCACTGAGGATCCACAACCTTGCACAGATGATTCACAGCCTTCTGTTGATGAAGCCATCAATAATGAAGAGATTAAGACCGAGACTGCTTCCTCTTTAACGGAAACTGCACCTGTAACATCTGCGCAAAGTGTTGAATGTGAATCCAACACGGAAACTACTACCGATGTGACTGAGCAAAGTAAAGTTTTTGAAGCGCCAGAAATTACTCTTGAAAAAGTGGAAGAAATTCAGAATAACGTATTGACAGTCGAGAAGGATGTTATCGCAAGCGACATTTCTAATACGACAGAGGAAGTTGTAAGAGTGCCGGAACAAAGTATCGATAACACTGAAGACCAGTTTGTAATGGCGGCCACAGCAGTCGTTAATGAGATAACCGAAAAAGCTGTAGagctaatacaacaacaaaaagataaTGAAGAACAACAGCCGAATATAAATGAAACAAACGATATCCAAACAACAACTGAAGATATTAAGACTGATAATGAAGATATTGAATTGAAACCAGCTGAGGATGCCATTGAAAGTAATGGAGTTTCCATGCATGTGAAGGATGTCTCTATGGATGAAATTATTGAGAAAATGGCATCGTCAAATATTAATTGCGAGAATACAGATGCTGATAAGCATACACAGATAACTATTGAGTCGCATTTACACGAGAGCCTAAAAGTGACTGATAAGCATATAGTGGAGGAGGAAAAAGACTTCGATACACAAATGTGTAGTCAGGCTGTGGTCAGCGTTGATGAACTACAAAATTAA
- the LOC105216536 gene encoding A-kinase anchor protein 200 isoform X4: MGKTQSKRSVDITTEAKKNPDEDVTGKLEKIEDLDQKQVNGDASSQENVETEALQKKDGDETENDKDLTTEKSGGDSGAQDGGGDSNTGQSNASAAESASKEDESTGPKDGDKSTEEISPLSDENSKKPKKEKVKKKWSFRSISFGKKDKQKPAKAEDAATDNAAAATNGDAAAAQVGDGAATEETAEKVQKDGAAGDAEEKDSNEKPTENGESSEKELNGEKTSTSTTPIEEQPAKEITSNENTTDITNNTTETTSSVLIENSSTTATENNQTEKQTTSTATNLAAETPESAPTNVSNGDAIENNGTETLSTADDQKDQAIDKAADLMGKTSDVAEKMKSIPNVVNEMSDNNGVHQNGTSANGEELETENESKSQVEVIFQTDKAALTDELVTLNTATTSSSPKTTPILIPDPTDTTESTLNEISEKVEITNEIMNTDLTENKLEEAAVIAVVDVAAKVIDPASTATVSVTEQTEVPNVDAYNVAPNQLEAPVDTPADQTPTVCETADKSEDLIAAVSATSTANESPKPPPLPVSPPPSQVSVFAFNDNNQAEEEGICDTSTHIVAENETSESPISATPQQKDLDDIPNSQICTEDPQPSTEEPQPCVEDPQPCTEDPQPCIEEPQPCTEDPQPCTDDSQPSVDEAINNEEIKTETASSLTETAPVTSAQSVECESNTETTTDVTEQSKVFEAPEITLEKVEEIQNNVLTVEKDVIASDISNTTEEVVRVPEQSIDNTEDQFVMAATAVVNEITEKAVELIQQQKDNEEQQPNINETNDIQTTTEDIKTDNEDIELKPAEDAIESNGVSMHVKDVSMDEIIEKMASSNINCENTDADKHTQITIESHLHESLKVTDKHIVEEEKDFDTQMCSQAVVSVDELQN; encoded by the exons ATGGGTAAAACTCAAAGCAAACGTTCAGTTGATATAACCACCGAAGCCAAGAAGAATCCAGATGAAGATGTTACCGgcaaattggaaaaaattgaaGATCTCGATCAAAAGCAGGTGAATGGCGATGCAAGTTCTCAGGAGAATGTTGAAACGGAG gcATTACAGAAAAAAGATGGTGATGAAACTGAAAATGACAAAGATTTGACAACTGAAAAGAGTGGTGGCGATAGTGGTGCACAAGATGGTGGTGGTGATAGTAATACGGGACAAAGTAATGCAAGTGCTGCGGAGTCTGCTTCCAAGGAAGACGAATCAACTGGCCCAAAGGATGGTGATAAAAGCACTGAAGAAATTTCGCCACTCTCTGATGAGAACAGCAAAAAGCCCAAGAAGGAGAAGGTTAAAAAGAAATGGTCTTTCCGTAGCATTTCatttggaaagaaggataaacaaAAGCCAGCTAAGGCCGAGGATGCAGCAACTGATAATGCAGCAGCAGCTACAAATGGTGATGCCGCCGCAGCACAAGTGGGTGATGGTGCTGCCACTGAAgag acggctgaaaaagtgcaaaaagaTGGAGCTGCCGGCGATGCTGAGGAGAAGGATTCAAATGAGAAGCCAACTGAAAACGGCGAAAGCTCTGAGAAAGAACTGAATGGCGAAAAGACGTCAACATCAACTACACCAATTGAGGAGCAGCCTGCTAAGGAGATCACTTCCAACGAAAATACCACCGACATCACAAACAACACCACCGAAACAACAAGTTCAGTTTTAATTGAGAATAGCTCAACCACTGCCACTGAAAATAATCAGACTGAGAAGCAAACTACTAGCACTGCCACTAATTTAGCCGCAGAGACTCCTGAAAGTGCACCTACTAACGTGAGTAATGGTGATGCAATCGAAAATAACGGCACTGAAACGTTATCGACAGCCGATGACCAGAAAGATCAAGCTATAGACAAAGCAGCGGACTTGATGGGGAAAACGTCTGACGTTGCCGAAAAAATGAAAAGCATTCCAAATGTTGTAAACGAGATGTCCGATAACAATGGTGTACATCAAAATGGTACGAGCGCTAATGGTGAAGAACTCGAAACTGAAAATGAGTCCAAATCACAAGTTGAGGTAATATTCCAAACAGATAAAGCTGCCCTCACAGATGAATTAGTTACTTTGAATACCGCTACTACTTCCTCCTCACCCAAAACAACCCCTATTTTAATCCCTGACCCCACCGACACCACCGAATCGACGTTGAACGAAATTAGCGAAAAAGTCGAAATAACCAACGAAATCATGAATACAGATTTGACTGAAAACAAATTAGAAGAAGCAGCAGTGATCGCTGTAGTCGACGTAGCAGCGAAGGTGATCGATCCTGCATCAACAGCTACAGTTTCAGTCACAGAACAAACTGAAGTCCCTAATGTTGATGCATATAACGTAGCGCCGAACCAGCTTGAAGCGCCAGTTGACACACCTGCAGATCAAACCCCCACTGTTTGCGAAACTGCAGATAAAAGCGAAGATTTAATTGCAGCTGTAAGTGCAACGTCCACGGCTAATGAATCCCCAAAACCTCCTCCGCTACCTGTTTCCCCTCCACCTTCACAAGTATCAGTTTTTGCGTTCAATGATAATAATCAAGCTGAGGAAGAAGGTATCTGTGACACTTCAACGCATATTGTTGCTGAAAACGAAACGTCAGAGTCACCAATATCCGCCACACCACAACAAAAAGATCTCGATGACATACCGAATTCGCAAATTTGCACAGAGGATCCCCAACCTAGCACTGAGGAGCCACAACCATGCGTTGAGGATCCCCAACCTTGCACTGAGGATCCCCAACCTTGTATTGAGGAGCCCCAACCGTGCACTGAGGATCCACAAC CTTGCACAGATGATTCACAGCCTTCTGTTGATGAAGCCATCAATAATGAAGAGATTAAGACCGAGACTGCTTCCTCTTTAACGGAAACTGCACCTGTAACATCTGCGCAAAGTGTTGAATGTGAATCCAACACGGAAACTACTACCGATGTGACTGAGCAAAGTAAAGTTTTTGAAGCGCCAGAAATTACTCTTGAAAAAGTGGAAGAAATTCAGAATAACGTATTGACAGTCGAGAAGGATGTTATCGCAAGCGACATTTCTAATACGACAGAGGAAGTTGTAAGAGTGCCGGAACAAAGTATCGATAACACTGAAGACCAGTTTGTAATGGCGGCCACAGCAGTCGTTAATGAGATAACCGAAAAAGCTGTAGagctaatacaacaacaaaaagataaTGAAGAACAACAGCCGAATATAAATGAAACAAACGATATCCAAACAACAACTGAAGATATTAAGACTGATAATGAAGATATTGAATTGAAACCAGCTGAGGATGCCATTGAAAGTAATGGAGTTTCCATGCATGTGAAGGATGTCTCTATGGATGAAATTATTGAGAAAATGGCATCGTCAAATATTAATTGCGAGAATACAGATGCTGATAAGCATACACAGATAACTATTGAGTCGCATTTACACGAGAGCCTAAAAGTGACTGATAAGCATATAGTGGAGGAGGAAAAAGACTTCGATACACAAATGTGTAGTCAGGCTGTGGTCAGCGTTGATGAACTACAAAATTAA